One Mycolicibacterium goodii genomic region harbors:
- a CDS encoding ferredoxin reductase, whose translation MDKALAPKLQWRIARVVASTRETESAQTMVLAVSGWSGHLAGQHIDLKLTAEDGYSAQRSYSLGRPADGERIEITVQQIADGEVSPYLTRMRPGEEIEIRGPIGRWFVWQPAYEARTMLIAGGSGIVPLMAMLRQRTSVGSGEFRLVYAARRPSDVYYAMELTQLERDCGWLQVALIFTREAGQTGRPPGRIGVDDLAVQGWTPDDAPLIYVCGPTGFVETVTTILTTQGFSSSDIRTERFGPSGEFIRRD comes from the coding sequence GTGGACAAAGCTCTGGCACCGAAGTTGCAGTGGCGGATTGCGCGGGTGGTGGCGTCAACACGCGAGACCGAATCCGCGCAGACGATGGTGCTCGCCGTGTCGGGCTGGAGTGGGCACTTGGCAGGCCAGCACATAGACCTCAAATTGACCGCTGAGGATGGATACAGCGCGCAACGCAGCTATTCGCTGGGCAGGCCGGCCGACGGCGAGCGCATCGAGATCACCGTGCAGCAGATCGCCGACGGAGAGGTCTCGCCCTATCTCACGCGAATGCGTCCTGGCGAAGAGATCGAGATTCGCGGACCGATCGGCCGATGGTTCGTGTGGCAGCCGGCGTACGAAGCGCGGACGATGCTGATCGCCGGTGGGTCGGGCATCGTGCCGTTGATGGCGATGCTGCGCCAGCGGACATCGGTGGGCAGCGGCGAGTTTCGGCTCGTGTACGCGGCACGCCGACCTAGCGACGTCTACTACGCCATGGAGCTGACCCAACTCGAACGGGACTGCGGCTGGCTGCAGGTCGCTCTCATCTTCACGCGGGAGGCCGGGCAGACGGGCCGGCCTCCGGGCCGGATCGGAGTCGATGACCTCGCGGTGCAAGGATGGACCCCCGACGATGCGCCGCTCATCTACGTCTGCGGTCCAACAGGTTTCGTGGAAACAGTGACCACCATCCTGACCACACAAGGATTTTCGTCATCGGACATTCGGACTGAGCGGTTCGGGCCGAGCGGCGAATTTATAAGGAGGGATTGA
- a CDS encoding DUF6510 family protein, with amino-acid sequence MTGPAHVDGNAAAGAFAEVFGFDVTTATLTCAGCGCAAVFAESHVYHRTPGVVVRCPCCDHILARLVQTPTDAWLDLRGAQSWRIPSAAPSLE; translated from the coding sequence ATGACAGGACCTGCGCATGTCGACGGCAACGCCGCCGCGGGTGCGTTCGCGGAGGTGTTCGGTTTCGACGTGACGACCGCAACGCTGACCTGTGCCGGTTGTGGATGTGCCGCGGTCTTCGCCGAAAGCCACGTCTATCACCGCACGCCTGGCGTCGTGGTGCGTTGCCCGTGCTGCGATCACATCCTGGCCCGGCTCGTGCAAACGCCCACCGACGCGTGGCTTGATCTCCGCGGCGCTCAATCGTGGCGCATCCCTTCGGCAGCACCGTCCCTTGAATAG
- the trpC gene encoding indole-3-glycerol phosphate synthase TrpC, with protein MTVLDGILAGVREDLEERKRQTPLAELRSRVADMPPALDPLPAFRLPRVSIIAEVKRKSPSKGELADIPDPAWLASQYAAGGATAISVLTEGRRFGGSLADLDAVRSQVDVPLLRKDFIVDPYQLWEARAHGADLALLMVVSLTDVQLAEMLGVCAELGLTALVESHTAEEVERAADSGAELFGINARDLTTLNVDRSVFAKLAPLIPEGAVRVAESGISGPQDVAEYRKCGADVVLVGEALVRSGDPRTAVREFAEGANGSAARS; from the coding sequence GTGACTGTTCTGGACGGCATCCTCGCCGGAGTCCGGGAAGACCTTGAGGAACGCAAGCGCCAGACACCGCTGGCGGAGCTGCGGTCGCGAGTTGCCGACATGCCTCCTGCGCTTGATCCCCTGCCCGCCTTCAGGTTACCGCGGGTTTCGATCATCGCCGAGGTGAAGCGCAAGAGCCCCAGCAAGGGTGAGCTTGCCGACATCCCCGATCCGGCGTGGCTGGCTTCCCAGTATGCAGCGGGCGGCGCGACGGCCATCAGTGTGCTGACCGAGGGGCGTCGTTTCGGCGGCTCTCTGGCCGATCTCGATGCGGTGCGTTCACAGGTCGACGTGCCTTTGTTGCGGAAGGATTTCATCGTCGACCCCTATCAGCTGTGGGAAGCGCGCGCACACGGCGCCGATCTGGCGCTGCTGATGGTGGTGTCACTCACCGACGTTCAGCTGGCCGAGATGTTGGGAGTATGTGCCGAACTGGGGCTCACAGCCCTTGTCGAGTCACACACGGCCGAGGAGGTCGAGCGTGCGGCTGATTCCGGTGCGGAACTTTTCGGCATCAACGCAAGAGACCTCACAACGCTCAATGTGGATCGCTCGGTGTTCGCGAAGCTCGCTCCGCTCATCCCGGAAGGTGCGGTGCGGGTCGCGGAGTCGGGGATATCTGGTCCACAAGATGTGGCGGAATACCGCAAGTGCGGCGCCGACGTGGTGCTGGTCGGCGAGGCGCTGGTGCGGTCCGGGGATCCGCGCACCGCGGTGCGTGAGTTCGCTGAGGGGGCGAACGGGTCGGCTGCCCGGTCCTGA
- a CDS encoding sigma-70 family RNA polymerase sigma factor codes for MAITVGHPADDDSPLTSRDATLTARFVDDALPHLDQLHDRARRMTRNVADAEDLVQETMLKAYAGFHTFSEGTNIQAWLFRIMTNTYISGLRRAEHRPVEYLSDHITDQQLAAHDRHSLQGPRSAELDALDVLPGKELTDALATLPVQFRLAVYYRDVIGLRSREIAEIMACCEGTVLSRLYRARHRLRTLLHAADERS; via the coding sequence ATGGCAATAACAGTTGGCCACCCGGCGGACGATGACTCGCCGCTGACATCGCGTGACGCAACATTGACCGCACGCTTCGTCGACGATGCGCTCCCACATCTGGACCAACTCCATGACCGCGCTCGCCGAATGACCCGCAACGTAGCGGACGCCGAGGATCTCGTGCAGGAGACGATGCTGAAGGCGTACGCCGGGTTCCATACCTTCTCGGAGGGAACCAATATTCAGGCGTGGTTGTTTCGCATCATGACCAATACGTACATAAGCGGTCTGCGCCGCGCGGAACACCGCCCAGTCGAGTATCTCAGTGACCACATCACCGACCAGCAACTGGCCGCGCACGATCGACACTCCCTGCAAGGACCACGATCTGCCGAACTTGATGCGCTGGATGTGTTGCCGGGCAAGGAACTCACAGACGCATTGGCCACACTTCCCGTCCAGTTCCGGCTGGCTGTTTACTATCGCGATGTCATAGGACTTCGGAGCCGGGAGATCGCGGAGATCATGGCATGCTGCGAAGGCACGGTCCTCTCACGCCTCTACCGCGCCCGACATCGCCTACGCACGCTCCTGCATGCCGCAGATGAACGGTCATGA
- a CDS encoding MFS transporter produces the protein MSVQMTERPAPPKGGGLLIAVLAAAGVAVSLMQTLVVPLVPQLPDLLGTTPADASWAVTATLLTGAVATPMFGRLGDMFGPKRILVVCAVILTAGSVVAAMTSSLAPLVIGRGLQGFGAPVIPLGISVLRAALPADRVGGAMGMVSASLGVGGALGLPMSAVIAEHLSWHALFWCAAGLGLMSCILFATLVPDIVPSASMGRFDVLGALGLGAALLLLLLPISKGASWGWTSPTTLGLLIGSVVVFVAFGWWQYRAPTPLVDMRTTLKRPVLLTNLASIAIGFGMFGTSLLGPQLLQMPTMTGYGLGQSMVMAGLWMAPGGLAMMATSPIAGRVIAARGPRFTLILGAVIIAVGYLGGTQLLGSPAGILVFGVICSTGVGFAFAALPTLINSAVPVSETAAANGINSLARSLGTSTSSAVTSAVLAQMTVVVAGHAFPSLTAFRTAMLIAGCAALVAAVIAMTIPTSVPAPAPSAVEPVLAPVPTRRRAQRLENVLTALGRQAAVALQIPSTPHRLDRGDYVIASYLGAAQALTLNELARQVDSPTGAVDERISALIRDGMVSRLPDTDRAAPPRFALTSRGRATFERQRTLNISRLESIVARWDDGDVAALIGYLGRLSDGIDEELRRQNAVVPDAATDTAPHGMSPHAPTTPIRTVRPPRVQPPTRPAPRSLRDRWSVPNRPR, from the coding sequence ATGTCCGTGCAGATGACCGAACGCCCGGCACCGCCGAAGGGCGGGGGCCTGCTGATCGCGGTTCTGGCCGCGGCAGGCGTCGCCGTGTCGTTGATGCAGACGCTGGTGGTGCCGCTCGTCCCCCAACTGCCCGATTTACTGGGCACGACGCCGGCGGACGCGTCATGGGCGGTCACCGCCACCCTGCTGACCGGTGCCGTCGCCACACCGATGTTCGGCCGGCTCGGAGACATGTTCGGTCCCAAACGGATCCTCGTCGTGTGCGCGGTGATCCTCACGGCCGGATCGGTTGTCGCCGCCATGACGAGCTCACTGGCACCGCTGGTGATCGGTCGCGGCCTTCAGGGCTTCGGCGCACCGGTTATTCCGCTCGGCATCAGCGTGCTGAGGGCCGCCCTTCCGGCCGACCGGGTGGGCGGCGCAATGGGAATGGTGAGTGCCTCGCTCGGCGTCGGCGGCGCGCTCGGCCTGCCGATGTCCGCGGTCATCGCCGAGCACCTGAGCTGGCACGCGTTGTTCTGGTGTGCCGCCGGCCTCGGACTGATGTCGTGCATCCTGTTCGCCACCCTCGTCCCCGACATCGTGCCGTCGGCGTCGATGGGCCGGTTCGACGTCCTGGGCGCGCTCGGACTTGGTGCGGCACTTCTCCTGCTGCTGTTGCCGATCTCCAAGGGCGCCAGCTGGGGGTGGACCAGCCCGACGACACTGGGACTGCTGATCGGATCCGTCGTCGTCTTCGTGGCGTTCGGCTGGTGGCAGTACCGTGCACCCACACCGCTCGTCGACATGCGCACCACGCTCAAACGGCCGGTGCTGTTGACAAACCTCGCCTCCATCGCGATCGGCTTCGGCATGTTCGGCACCAGTCTGCTGGGTCCACAACTGCTTCAGATGCCGACGATGACCGGCTACGGACTGGGGCAGTCGATGGTGATGGCCGGACTGTGGATGGCGCCCGGCGGCCTGGCGATGATGGCCACGTCCCCGATCGCCGGTCGAGTCATCGCGGCGCGCGGACCACGGTTCACGCTCATCCTCGGAGCGGTCATCATCGCCGTGGGATACCTGGGCGGCACGCAGCTGCTCGGCTCGCCGGCAGGCATTCTCGTCTTCGGGGTCATCTGCAGCACCGGTGTCGGCTTCGCCTTCGCCGCGCTGCCGACGCTGATCAACTCCGCCGTGCCCGTGTCGGAGACCGCGGCCGCCAACGGCATCAATTCCTTGGCGCGATCACTGGGCACCTCGACCTCCAGTGCGGTCACGAGCGCCGTCCTCGCGCAGATGACAGTCGTGGTCGCCGGGCACGCCTTCCCGTCGCTCACGGCGTTCCGAACCGCCATGCTCATCGCAGGCTGCGCGGCGCTCGTCGCGGCCGTCATCGCGATGACGATCCCCACGTCGGTGCCCGCACCCGCGCCGTCCGCGGTCGAACCCGTGCTGGCGCCCGTGCCCACCCGCCGCAGGGCGCAGCGACTTGAGAACGTGCTCACCGCACTCGGCCGCCAGGCCGCGGTCGCGCTGCAGATCCCCTCGACTCCGCACCGGCTCGACCGCGGTGACTACGTCATCGCCTCCTACCTCGGCGCTGCCCAGGCGCTGACGTTGAACGAGCTCGCGCGCCAGGTGGACAGCCCGACCGGGGCCGTCGACGAACGGATCTCCGCCCTCATCCGCGACGGCATGGTGAGCCGGCTCCCCGACACAGACCGGGCCGCTCCTCCGCGATTCGCGCTCACATCGAGGGGTCGCGCAACCTTCGAACGCCAGCGCACGCTCAACATCTCGCGACTGGAGTCAATCGTGGCCCGCTGGGACGACGGCGATGTCGCCGCCCTCATCGGGTATCTCGGACGGCTGTCCGACGGAATCGACGAGGAACTGCGGCGCCAGAATGCCGTCGTGCCCGATGCGGCGACCGACACCGCGCCCCACGGCATGTCACCTCACGCGCCCACGACGCCGATCCGGACGGTGCGCCCTCCACGTGTCCAGCCTCCCACGCGACCCGCACCACGCTCACTGCGCGATCGCTGGAGTGTTCCGAATCGCCCGCGATGA
- a CDS encoding cutinase family protein has translation MSTSKPAREPNIVAKAARSAIFPVLALAGIVFGMLAGPTAIASAADNACADVEVVFARGTFEAPGVGATGQAFVDALRDRLPGKSVDVYAVNYPASLDFAQAATGIADASNRIQAVAAQCPNTEIVLGGYSQGAAVAGYTTTSSLPAGYTLPAGISGPMPPAIASHVAAVVLFGTPESWVVNLADRNAPPITIGAPYVAKTVQLCATGDPVCFPGGLDRAAHSAYKTNGMAVQAADFAARQMSGQSATLVQTAGTA, from the coding sequence ATGAGCACGTCAAAACCAGCCCGCGAGCCGAACATAGTCGCCAAGGCGGCACGGTCGGCGATCTTCCCGGTTCTCGCGTTGGCCGGCATCGTGTTCGGCATGTTGGCAGGGCCGACCGCGATCGCGAGCGCAGCGGACAACGCGTGCGCCGACGTCGAGGTCGTTTTCGCCCGTGGAACCTTCGAGGCGCCCGGGGTCGGTGCGACCGGACAGGCCTTCGTCGACGCGCTGCGCGACCGGTTGCCCGGCAAGAGTGTGGACGTGTACGCCGTGAACTATCCGGCTTCGCTGGACTTCGCGCAGGCCGCCACCGGAATCGCCGACGCCAGCAACCGGATCCAGGCGGTCGCGGCGCAGTGCCCGAACACCGAGATCGTGCTGGGCGGCTACTCGCAGGGCGCGGCCGTCGCGGGCTACACCACCACGAGCAGCCTGCCCGCCGGGTACACCCTGCCGGCGGGGATCAGCGGCCCCATGCCGCCGGCGATCGCATCGCACGTCGCCGCGGTGGTGCTGTTCGGAACCCCGGAGAGCTGGGTGGTGAACCTGGCCGACCGCAACGCGCCGCCCATCACGATCGGCGCGCCGTATGTCGCCAAGACCGTGCAGCTGTGCGCCACGGGTGATCCGGTGTGCTTCCCGGGTGGGTTGGACCGCGCCGCGCACAGCGCGTACAAGACCAACGGCATGGCGGTTCAGGCCGCGGACTTCGCGGCCCGCCAGATGTCCGGCCAGTCGGCGACGCTCGTGCAGACCGCGGGCACGGCATAG
- a CDS encoding TldD/PmbA family protein translates to MTAQRQVDADFLGLPRHELADAALSAAVAAGASYADLRIHRITTEIIQLRDGELETSVIDHEIGLAVRVIVDGTWGFASNAELAPQVAAETARRAVAVATALAPLNGERIELAAEPVYTDATWVSDYRVDPLSVSAADKIAVLDDYSGRLLAADGVDHVSAGVHSVKEQTFYADTFGSSITQQRVRVLPTLEAVAVDSAAGSFETMRTLAPPMGRGWEAVTDADVWDWAGELAELPTLLAEKTKAPSVVAGPTDLVIDPSNLWLTIHESIGHATEYDRAIGYEAAYAGTSFATPDKLGTMRYGSEVMNVTADRTVEHGLATVGFDDEGVQAQSWDLVRDGIFVGYQLDRVFAPRLGKARSNGCSYADSAHHVPIQRMANVSLQPAAEDVSTDDLISRVTDGIYIVGDKSWSIDMQRYNFQFTGQRFYRIRNGRLDGQIRDVAYQATTTDFWGSMEAVGGPSTWRLGGAFNCGKAQPGQVAPVSHGCPSALFRGVNVLNTRTEAGR, encoded by the coding sequence GTGACAGCTCAGCGACAAGTGGACGCCGACTTCCTCGGCCTGCCCCGCCACGAACTGGCGGACGCGGCGCTCTCGGCCGCGGTCGCGGCCGGCGCCAGCTATGCGGATCTGCGGATCCACCGCATCACCACCGAGATCATCCAGCTGCGTGACGGGGAGCTGGAGACCTCGGTGATCGACCACGAGATCGGGCTGGCCGTGCGGGTCATCGTGGACGGTACGTGGGGTTTCGCGTCCAACGCCGAACTCGCCCCGCAGGTCGCCGCGGAGACGGCCCGGCGCGCCGTCGCGGTCGCGACGGCGCTGGCGCCGCTCAACGGGGAACGCATCGAACTCGCGGCCGAGCCGGTCTACACCGACGCGACGTGGGTGTCGGACTATCGCGTGGACCCGTTGAGTGTGTCCGCGGCCGACAAGATCGCGGTGCTCGACGACTACTCCGGGCGGCTGCTCGCGGCCGACGGCGTGGATCACGTCTCGGCGGGGGTGCACTCGGTCAAGGAGCAGACGTTCTACGCCGATACGTTCGGTTCGTCGATCACCCAGCAGCGGGTGCGCGTGCTGCCGACGCTGGAGGCCGTCGCCGTCGACTCGGCGGCCGGCTCGTTCGAGACCATGCGCACTCTCGCACCGCCCATGGGCCGCGGCTGGGAGGCCGTGACCGATGCCGATGTGTGGGACTGGGCGGGCGAGCTGGCCGAGTTGCCGACGCTGCTGGCCGAGAAGACCAAGGCCCCATCGGTCGTCGCGGGTCCCACCGATCTGGTGATCGATCCGTCGAACCTGTGGCTCACCATTCACGAATCCATCGGCCACGCCACCGAATACGACCGTGCGATCGGGTACGAGGCCGCGTACGCGGGCACGTCGTTCGCCACCCCGGACAAGCTCGGCACCATGCGCTACGGCTCCGAGGTGATGAACGTGACCGCGGACCGCACCGTCGAACATGGCTTGGCGACGGTCGGATTCGATGACGAGGGCGTGCAGGCGCAGAGCTGGGATCTGGTGCGCGACGGCATCTTCGTCGGCTATCAGCTCGACCGGGTGTTCGCCCCGCGGCTCGGCAAGGCCCGTTCGAACGGCTGCTCGTACGCCGATTCAGCCCATCACGTGCCGATCCAGCGGATGGCCAACGTCTCACTGCAACCCGCCGCCGAGGATGTGAGCACCGACGATCTGATCTCGCGTGTGACCGACGGCATCTACATCGTCGGCGACAAGAGTTGGTCCATCGACATGCAGCGCTACAACTTCCAGTTCACCGGACAGCGGTTCTACCGGATTCGCAACGGTCGCCTCGACGGGCAGATCCGCGACGTCGCCTATCAGGCCACCACCACCGACTTCTGGGGTTCGATGGAAGCCGTGGGCGGGCCGTCGACGTGGCGTCTCGGCGGTGCCTTCAACTGCGGCAAGGCGCAACCCGGTCAGGTCGCACCGGTCAGCCACGGCTGCCCGAGTGCGCTGTTCCGCGGCGTCAACGTGCTCAACACCCGAACGGAGGCCGGACGATGA
- a CDS encoding metallopeptidase TldD-related protein, which yields MIGAQQVVDIALGAADPGTETIVLVTDRADASLRWANNSMTTNGETVGRTTTVISIVRRGEKAHVGSMRTSEVDPAVIPDLVAAAQRAALAAPEARDAAPPLPADGAPGDWDAPVPGTGAHVFTGIAGDLAKAFRGADQLYGYARHVLETTFVATSNGLRRRHTQPTGSVEINAKRNGASAWAGVSTADFVDVQVDSLLDDLSLRLGWAERTVELPAGRYETLMPPSTVADMMIYLTWTMDGRGAHEGRTALSAPAGTRVGEKLTDLGLTLYSDPFAEPLACQPFVAVPSSSERVSIFDNGMDIGRVDWIRDGVINALAYPRAAAAEYGTPITAPADNLLMTGGTTELADMIAATERGLLLTTLWYIREVDPTVLLLTGLTRDGVYLIEDGEVTAAVNNFRFNESPLDLLRRATEAGISERTLPREWGDWATRAAMPTLRIPDFHMSSVSQAQ from the coding sequence ATGATCGGCGCACAACAAGTCGTCGACATCGCACTCGGCGCGGCCGATCCGGGCACGGAGACCATCGTGCTGGTCACCGACCGCGCCGATGCGTCGCTGCGCTGGGCGAACAACTCGATGACCACCAACGGTGAAACCGTCGGACGCACCACCACTGTCATCTCGATCGTGCGGCGCGGCGAGAAAGCCCATGTCGGATCGATGCGCACCAGCGAGGTCGACCCCGCCGTGATCCCCGACCTGGTCGCGGCCGCGCAGCGGGCCGCCCTGGCCGCGCCGGAGGCCCGCGATGCCGCACCGCCGCTGCCCGCGGACGGCGCGCCCGGCGACTGGGACGCCCCGGTGCCCGGCACCGGTGCGCACGTGTTCACCGGCATCGCCGGTGATCTCGCCAAGGCCTTCCGCGGTGCCGATCAGCTCTACGGGTACGCCCGCCATGTGTTGGAGACGACGTTCGTGGCCACCTCGAACGGCCTGCGTCGGCGCCACACCCAGCCGACGGGGTCGGTGGAGATCAACGCCAAACGCAACGGGGCCAGCGCGTGGGCGGGCGTGAGCACGGCGGATTTCGTTGATGTCCAGGTGGATTCGCTGCTCGACGATCTTTCGTTGCGGCTGGGTTGGGCCGAGCGCACGGTCGAACTGCCCGCCGGGCGTTACGAGACGCTCATGCCGCCGTCGACCGTGGCCGACATGATGATCTACCTGACGTGGACCATGGACGGCCGCGGCGCGCACGAGGGACGCACCGCGTTGTCGGCACCGGCCGGAACCCGGGTGGGGGAGAAGCTCACCGACCTGGGGCTCACGCTGTACTCCGACCCGTTCGCCGAACCCCTTGCCTGCCAACCGTTCGTCGCGGTGCCCAGTTCGTCGGAGCGGGTGTCGATCTTCGACAACGGCATGGACATCGGGCGCGTCGACTGGATTCGCGACGGCGTGATCAACGCGCTGGCGTACCCGCGCGCGGCGGCGGCCGAATATGGCACCCCGATCACCGCGCCCGCCGACAACCTCCTGATGACCGGTGGCACCACAGAACTGGCAGACATGATCGCCGCCACCGAACGCGGACTGCTGCTGACCACGCTGTGGTACATCCGCGAGGTCGATCCCACCGTGCTGCTGTTGACGGGTCTCACCCGCGACGGCGTGTACCTCATCGAGGACGGTGAGGTCACCGCGGCGGTCAACAACTTCCGGTTCAACGAGAGCCCGCTCGATCTGCTGCGGCGGGCGACCGAGGCCGGCATCAGCGAGCGCACCCTGCCGCGCGAGTGGGGGGACTGGGCGACCAGAGCCGCGATGCCGACGCTGCGTATCCCCGATTTCCACATGTCGTCGGTGAGTCAGGCGCAATGA
- a CDS encoding YwaF family protein, which produces MSGQIDAAQRQFVAYGPSYWIAIAVFVSVAALLVWLGRRQSGRQARILGRVLGGVTAAIYVAMLLYTWIPPTLERSVPLRLTDLATVVGAYAFWSQRQWAFELTYYWGLTLSAQALISPVLKSPDFPHYEFLAFWSIHLLVVWAAIYLCWGRGMRPSWRSYRFAVAVTAVWAAATMAFNGIAGTNYGFLNAKPATASLLDVLGPWPVYVFTASGLVLIVWALMTWPWESRRE; this is translated from the coding sequence ATGAGCGGCCAGATCGACGCGGCGCAGCGGCAGTTCGTGGCCTATGGGCCGTCGTACTGGATCGCGATCGCGGTGTTCGTGAGCGTGGCGGCATTGCTCGTCTGGCTCGGGCGCAGACAGTCCGGACGCCAGGCGCGCATACTGGGGCGGGTGCTCGGCGGGGTGACCGCCGCGATCTATGTCGCGATGCTGTTGTACACGTGGATCCCGCCGACCCTGGAACGGTCGGTGCCGCTGCGGTTGACCGATCTTGCCACCGTCGTCGGGGCATACGCGTTCTGGTCCCAGCGACAGTGGGCGTTCGAGCTCACCTACTATTGGGGCCTGACGCTCAGCGCGCAGGCGCTGATCTCACCTGTGCTCAAGAGTCCGGACTTCCCCCACTACGAGTTCCTGGCGTTCTGGTCGATCCACCTGCTCGTGGTGTGGGCCGCGATCTACCTGTGCTGGGGTCGCGGCATGCGTCCGTCGTGGCGCAGCTACCGGTTCGCCGTGGCGGTGACCGCGGTGTGGGCCGCGGCCACCATGGCGTTCAACGGCATCGCCGGCACCAACTATGGATTCCTCAACGCCAAGCCTGCGACGGCGTCGCTGCTCGACGTGCTGGGCCCGTGGCCGGTGTACGTGTTCACGGCGAGCGGCTTGGTGCTCATCGTGTGGGCACTCATGACGTGGCCGTGGGAATCTCGCCGGGAGTAG
- a CDS encoding sodium:solute symporter: protein MGKPLDIAIVTVYLIAMLAFGFWGKTRTKDSADFLVAGRRLGPTLYTGTMAAVVLGGASTVGGVGLGYKWGLSGMWLVVAIAVGLLALSLLFAGRIQRLKVYTVAQMLSLRYGVDATSASGVVMVAYTLMLSVTSTIAYATVFNVLFGTGRTISVLIGGAVVMLYSSIGGMWSITLTDMVQFILKTIGVFLLLLPFTWNRAGGIDGIRERAGDAVFSLTAIGTETIITFFVVYSFGMLIGQDIWQRVFTARSPQVAKWGGTAAALYCVAYGVAGALIGAAASTFLPDVEAKDDVYAQIAETILPVGISGLVLAAAVAAMMSTASGALIATATVARTDVRPLLLRLIGRRAETTTNDPSLEVHADRRYVVVLGIIVIVIAALLNDVVGALTIAYDILVGGLLVPILGGFVWKRATGTGALVAMGVGTVVTLGTMAIVGDVLANDPIYWGLATSLVAYVVVSLATTRTPAAVLQVWDDRLAGRDQTATPGEIPTATS, encoded by the coding sequence GTGGGCAAACCGCTCGATATCGCCATCGTCACCGTCTACCTGATCGCCATGCTGGCGTTCGGCTTCTGGGGCAAGACCCGCACCAAGGATTCGGCCGACTTCCTCGTGGCCGGACGACGTCTTGGCCCCACCCTCTACACCGGCACCATGGCCGCGGTGGTGCTCGGCGGCGCCTCGACCGTCGGCGGCGTTGGCCTCGGCTACAAGTGGGGCCTGTCCGGTATGTGGCTGGTGGTCGCGATCGCCGTCGGCCTGCTGGCGCTGAGCCTGCTGTTCGCCGGCCGCATCCAACGTCTGAAGGTGTACACGGTCGCGCAGATGCTGAGCCTGCGCTACGGCGTCGACGCGACCTCGGCCTCGGGGGTGGTGATGGTCGCCTACACACTGATGCTGTCGGTCACCTCCACGATCGCCTACGCGACGGTGTTCAACGTGCTGTTCGGCACGGGTCGAACGATTTCGGTGCTCATCGGCGGGGCCGTGGTCATGCTGTACTCGTCGATCGGCGGCATGTGGTCGATCACGCTCACCGACATGGTGCAGTTCATCCTCAAGACGATCGGCGTGTTCCTCTTGCTGCTGCCGTTCACGTGGAACCGGGCCGGCGGAATCGACGGCATCCGCGAACGTGCGGGCGACGCGGTGTTCAGCCTGACCGCCATCGGCACCGAGACCATCATCACGTTCTTCGTGGTCTACAGCTTCGGAATGCTGATCGGACAGGACATCTGGCAGCGCGTGTTCACCGCGCGCTCACCGCAGGTCGCCAAATGGGGCGGCACGGCCGCGGCCCTGTACTGCGTCGCCTACGGCGTGGCGGGCGCGCTGATCGGTGCGGCCGCGTCGACCTTCCTGCCCGACGTGGAAGCCAAGGACGACGTCTACGCGCAGATCGCGGAAACGATTCTCCCCGTTGGCATCAGCGGTCTGGTGCTGGCGGCCGCGGTCGCGGCGATGATGTCGACGGCCTCGGGTGCGCTCATCGCCACCGCGACCGTCGCGCGCACCGATGTCCGCCCGCTGCTGCTGCGCCTCATCGGCCGCCGCGCCGAGACCACCACGAACGACCCGAGTCTCGAGGTGCATGCCGACCGCCGCTACGTGGTGGTGCTCGGCATCATCGTGATCGTCATCGCGGCCCTGCTCAACGACGTCGTGGGCGCGCTGACCATCGCCTACGACATCCTCGTCGGGGGCCTGCTGGTGCCGATCCTCGGCGGGTTCGTCTGGAAGCGGGCGACCGGTACCGGTGCGCTCGTCGCGATGGGCGTCGGCACCGTGGTGACTTTGGGCACGATGGCCATCGTCGGCGACGTGCTGGCCAATGACCCGATCTACTGGGGTCTGGCGACCAGCCTGGTTGCCTACGTGGTGGTGAGCCTCGCGACCACCCGCACCCCCGCGGCCGTGCTGCAGGTGTGGGACGACCGGCTGGCGGGCCGCGACCAGACGGCTACTCCCGGCGAGATTCCCACGGCCACGTCATGA